In Candidatus Polarisedimenticolaceae bacterium, a single genomic region encodes these proteins:
- a CDS encoding TetR-like C-terminal domain-containing protein yields LIQAARLRAVGLLGERFTEASSGGESGLDRIEAIGRAYYAFGKAHPAEFQMLLISEPPSDPKAKAAEMAPIELMVKVLREGIRDGSIRKNLGDPKVTSVCLWGFTHGLSMLAAGKGGDFEREMGITPKSLMDFGFSLMRASLKRT; encoded by the coding sequence GGTTGATCCAGGCGGCGCGCCTTCGCGCCGTCGGGCTCCTCGGGGAGCGCTTCACCGAGGCCTCCTCCGGCGGCGAGTCCGGGCTCGACCGCATCGAGGCGATCGGACGGGCCTACTACGCCTTCGGGAAGGCGCATCCCGCCGAGTTCCAGATGCTGCTCATCTCGGAGCCGCCGAGCGATCCGAAGGCGAAGGCGGCCGAGATGGCGCCGATCGAGCTGATGGTGAAGGTCCTGCGCGAGGGGATTCGCGACGGCTCGATCCGGAAGAACCTGGGCGATCCCAAGGTCACCTCGGTCTGTCTCTGGGGGTTCACCCACGGCCTCTCCATGCTCGCGGCCGGCAAGGGCGGGGACTTCGAGCGGGAGATGGGAATCACCCCCAAGTCCCTGATGGATTTCGGGTTCTCCCTGATGCGGGCCTCGCTGAAGCGAACCTGA